One stretch of Bombus vancouverensis nearcticus chromosome 16, iyBomVanc1_principal, whole genome shotgun sequence DNA includes these proteins:
- the Dad1 gene encoding dolichyl-diphosphooligosaccharide--protein glycosyltransferase subunit codes for MTALTVIAKFWQEYTKSTPKKLKIIDAYLLYVFLTGAIQFVYCCLVGTFPFNSFLSGFISCVSCFVLGVCLRLQVNPQNKSQFHGISPERGFADFIFAHVILHIVVMNFIG; via the exons ATGACTGCGTTAACAGTTATAGCGAAATTTTGGCAAGAGTACACAAAAAGTACGCCAAAAAAACTTAAAATAATAGATGCTTATCTTCTTTATGTGTTTTTAACGGGTGCCATACAATTCGTATATTGTTGTCTGGTCGGTACGTTCCCTTTCAATAGTTTTCTCAGTGGATTTATTTCCTGCGTTTCCTGCTTCGTTCTTGGAG TTTGCTTACGGTTACAAGTGAATCCCCAGAATAAAAGTCAATTTCATGGAATAAGTCCAGAGAGAGGATTTGCAGATTTTATTTTTGCACATGTAATTCTACATATTGTTGTTATGAATTTCATTggttga